The window GGGCGCGACCGGGAGAGAAGGCGTTTCCGGTCGCGCGGCCGGTACGTCGGCGGTGGCCCCGGCCGGGTGCGGAAGCCTGGCCTGGACCGCCGCCGCGACCAGGGCCATCAGCGGGTCCTTCTTGAAGCCCCACAGCTCCACGGCGTTGGGGTCGTACTTGGGCGGGGCCTTGGTGGGGGCGCCCCGCACGGTGAAGCGGATGTAGCCGTTCTCCAGGCCGGCCGCCGGCTGCCACTCCACGCCCGTGATGTCGCCGAGGGCGAGCGTGCGGGCGCCGGCGGCGGCCTTGGCGTCCTCCGTCTTCCAGTTCCACTCCAGGCGTATGCGCTCGCCGTCGAAGCCGGCCGTGCCGTCCCCGGCGGAGACCGACAGGGGGACGGCGGGACCCGGCAGCAGGTACGCGGTCACCGGGTCGGCCGGCACCTGGTCCAGGAGCAGCGCGTTCCGCACCTCGTCCGTGACGTACTCGGCGACCCCGTAGCGGTCGGACTCGACGAGCAGCTGGTACGGGTCATGGGGCTCGGTGAGCCGCCCGCCGGTCGCGTGCAGCAGGGGATCGGCGCCGTCGCGCAGGCGCAGCCGCAGCCGTCCGCCCTTCTTGCCCTGCTCGAACGAGATCCCCGCCAACGCCCCCAGCGGGACCACCAGTTCACCCAGCTCCCTGCGCAGCAGACTGACGTTCTTGTCCCGCCCGGGGGTCAGCCGCAGCGCGTCGCCGTCGAAGGCCCAGGTGCCGTCCTTCTGGATGATTTCCACCATGGGGTGGATTGTTCCACCCGTCTCACGAGAGAGTGGTCCAGACCTCTTAGGGCTCAATGGCTCGATGAAGGGACGGTTCAGTGAGAACGCTTCGCCTTCTCGGTTCCCTGCTGCTCGTCGCGATGGGTGTCTCCGTGACCGGAGCCGCCCCCGCACCGGCGGCCTCGCCCACCCCGCTCGACCGTGTGATCCCCGCGCCCGCCTCGGTCACGCCGAGCGGGGCCGTCTACCGGATCACTCGCGGTACGCACATCCGCGTCGACGATTCCCGCGAGGCCCGCCGCGTCGGCGAGTACCTCGCGGAGATCCTCCGCCCCTCCACCGGATACCAGCTGCCAGTCAGCACGCAGGGATCCGGGGGTATCCGACTGCGGCTTGTCAAAGGGTCGTTCGGTAGTGAGGGTTACCGCCTCGACAGCGGCAGCAAGGGCGTCACCATCACCGCGGCGAAGCCCGCCGGGCTCTTCCACGGCGTGCAGACCCTGCGCCAGCTCCTCCCGGCGGCCGTCGAGAAGGACTCCGTCCAGCCCGGCCCCTGGCTGGTCGCGGGCGGCACCGTCACGGACTCCCCGCGCTACGGCTGGCGCGGCGCCATGCTGGATGTCTCCCGGCACTTCTTCACCGTCGACCAGGTCAAGCGCTACATCGACCAGTTGGCCCTCTACAAGATCAACAAGCTGCATCTGCATCTCAGCGACGACCAGGGCTGGCGGATCGCCATCGACTCCTGGCCTCGGCTGGCCACGTACGGCGGTTCTACGGAGGTCGGCGGCGGGCCCGGCGGCTTCTACACCAAGGCCGACTACAAGGAGATCGTCCGGTACGCGTCCTCCCGCTACCTTGAGGTCGTCCCCGAGATAGACATGCCCGGCCACACCAACGCGGCGCTCGCCTCCTACGCCGAGCTGAACTGCGACGGTGTCGCTCCGCCGCTCTACACCGGGACCGAGGTCGGGTTCAGTTCGCTGTGCGTCGGCAAGGAGATCACGTACGACTTCGTCGATGACGTGGTGCGGGAGCTCGCGGCGCTGACTCCGGGCAGGTACCTGCACATCGGGGGCGACGAGGCGCACTCCACGAGCCATGAGGACTATGTGGCGTTCATGGACCGGGTGCAGCCGGTTGTCGCGAAGTACGGGAAGACGGTCGTCGGGTGGCATCAGCTGACCGGGGCGACGCCTGCGAAGGGGGCTCTCGCGCAGTACTGGGGGCTCGACAGTACGAGTGCGGAGGAGAAGGCGCGGGTGGTGAAGGCCGCGCAGGGTGGGACCGGGGTGATTCTGTCGCCTGCCGACCGGGTGTATCTCGACATGAAGTACACGAAGGAGACGCCGTTGGGGCTGTCGTGGGCGGGGTATGTCGAGGTGCGGCGGTCTTATGACTGGGATCCCGGGGCGTATTTGCCGGGGGTGCCGGGTGGTGCGGTGAAGGGGGTTGAGGCGCCGATGTGGTCGGAGACGCTGGAGAACTCCCGGCATATCGAGTTCATGGCGTTTCCGCGGTTGCCTGGGGTTGCGGAGTTGGGGTGGTCTTCG of the Streptomyces koelreuteriae genome contains:
- a CDS encoding DUF4429 domain-containing protein; the protein is MVEIIQKDGTWAFDGDALRLTPGRDKNVSLLRRELGELVVPLGALAGISFEQGKKGGRLRLRLRDGADPLLHATGGRLTEPHDPYQLLVESDRYGVAEYVTDEVRNALLLDQVPADPVTAYLLPGPAVPLSVSAGDGTAGFDGERIRLEWNWKTEDAKAAAGARTLALGDITGVEWQPAAGLENGYIRFTVRGAPTKAPPKYDPNAVELWGFKKDPLMALVAAAVQARLPHPAGATADVPAARPETPSLPVAPAEDDHDALLRRLRELGELHRSGVLTDDEFALAKQAVLKRM
- a CDS encoding beta-N-acetylhexosaminidase, whose amino-acid sequence is MGVSVTGAAPAPAASPTPLDRVIPAPASVTPSGAVYRITRGTHIRVDDSREARRVGEYLAEILRPSTGYQLPVSTQGSGGIRLRLVKGSFGSEGYRLDSGSKGVTITAAKPAGLFHGVQTLRQLLPAAVEKDSVQPGPWLVAGGTVTDSPRYGWRGAMLDVSRHFFTVDQVKRYIDQLALYKINKLHLHLSDDQGWRIAIDSWPRLATYGGSTEVGGGPGGFYTKADYKEIVRYASSRYLEVVPEIDMPGHTNAALASYAELNCDGVAPPLYTGTEVGFSSLCVGKEITYDFVDDVVRELAALTPGRYLHIGGDEAHSTSHEDYVAFMDRVQPVVAKYGKTVVGWHQLTGATPAKGALAQYWGLDSTSAEEKARVVKAAQGGTGVILSPADRVYLDMKYTKETPLGLSWAGYVEVRRSYDWDPGAYLPGVPGGAVKGVEAPMWSETLENSRHIEFMAFPRLPGVAELGWSSAGALDWERYKVRLAAQAERWDALGMEWYRSPQVPWSGQ